In Etheostoma cragini isolate CJK2018 chromosome 9, CSU_Ecrag_1.0, whole genome shotgun sequence, the following are encoded in one genomic region:
- the frem1b gene encoding FRAS1-related extracellular matrix protein 1b → MAAVSVLVLLLAVARVCSESLVVVNSGVEVTRGRSVFVTEKELKISVEATADCKVEVVMNEPITQRVGRLTPQVFDCVFLEDEVKYVHDGSPLLDEDAVMLRVYRFTARDTWVETLVLPVRVVDSGSGVVQLGSAPLVVPLFYGLSNTINASVLQIRTLADQVCTVRLMTGDVGVPALGQLVREEDATQRKGRGTAALCPGNRPCPHSASQVRSLKTSCQDFLSSGLRYQHLLPPSPELDYIPLRVELRERGSRALLDAESVWLPVLIQGALPNQAPAASFMASSILDVDQFVLTPLSTAALDAADAETPRDQLIFNVTAPPAAGYVTHLDDHTKPVSSFTWRDLHDMKVAYQPPSSSSQSQRRNYQVEFQVIDGSYMTSPPITVHISIRAAETNAPRVSWNMGTYLSLASNFLSLCPGVPWCSSVFHGVPLCSTVFHGVSGCSTVIHGVPRGSTVFPRFFRLFHGVPRFLSPGGKAFMFRVRDLRDGVVVYHHSDSDTTRDHIVFRISDGRHSIRHKFPVNILPKDDSPPFLVNNVAVEVPEGGAVRLEELTLLAADLDSSDDYILYQLTSDPRAGTLVRRTSTHETGQRVDSFLQRDLIQGQIYYQHSGEEQFEDSFDFTLSDSHQPPNLSQTYTVVVQVFPVKDQLPVEVSGSVRSLTVKETEVTSITQAHLHFTDREHPDTDLTYVITEPCFSPMHPGLMDAGRLFYTDSTNAMKRDHMVPVLKSFTQHAVNHLKVAFMPPVEDIGPEPLLVQFVFSVSDDHGGSVFGLLFNITVTPVDDQAPQAFTNLLRVEEGGAAFVTEEHLLVQDRDTRDQDLRAELQRTARHGRLELQGRTLLQGDAFTLQDLRGLRLRYLHDDSETTEDDVHLKVTDGLNAADVVLAIQVLPMNDEPPQLGGGLRGELICAEGGQVQVTVDYLSATDRDSEDSRLSYMLARSPGRGALRRAGLTVDKFSQQDLLQGHVYYVHTGGEIGAEPMFDTVTLIISDGEAGGADGCCHGDAPPPPVPLHGTLPVYDLNVTILPVNNQVPAVTLGESMLVVDEGSSACLCGGVLGASDPDSPPEQLTFHLETRPLHGFLENTLPAPGSEKSNAGVPLESFSLVHLTSGFINYVQSESRGAEPTVDQLSVSVSDGLHRSAPVPFYIIINPTNDEAPSLLLANFTVKEGGLRALTPSVLNGFDLDAPPDVLTFTLVQPPAHGRLINGVYGTDTGAELLQRSLPVTSFTLQELRQGMKIVYMHNDTETLKDAVSLRLTDGVHTVQGTAQVTVLPVNDQTPRLLKNAGLDVDSGDRRVISSVALQAEDLDSPPDRLFYFLNAAPRFGKLQLRAESGWTELSPGQNFTQDDVEMNRLWYAHTGSMCDVLLRTEPVHLAAGGRVVLNTDVLLAWDAAGRPEELLYAVSVPPRHGLVHGVQRPGVPLTAFTQLDVAAHRVCYTHDNSRHAEDDSFSFVVTNGDSSRGGVLIFTIEHGDRVPPTLHHNTGLRLQDGATATVTAAQLQLTDPDTAAANLSFVVTQPPRHGNLLLGGVPLTPPLTFTQTDVDAMDLAYRHDPASPADTDAFHFLPTDGNNRGYLEFGQLRDEPAVFNIQVHRVDRTPPSLTTRRSPSTVVDLGAGRYGVLVTSKHLQASDPDSPAEQLEFSISRTPEFGYLENALSGAYIKGRFTQRDLDQRAVVFVVPADVDVTADSFQFRVTDPAGNSMLPETLELSWSRVELSATCYRTCETAGTLQIQIQRRGGSVDPAYVAIQVEEGSAKPGRDFT, encoded by the exons ATGGCCGCTGTGAGcgtgctggtgctgctgctggcgGTGGCGAGGGTCTGCAGCGAGAGTCTGGTTGTGGTGAACTCGGGCGTGGAGGTGACGAGGGGCCGGTCCGTGTTCGTCACGGAGAAGGAGCTGAAGATCAGCGTAGAGGCGACCGCAGACTGTAAGGTGGAGGTGGTGATGAACGAACCCATCACCCAGCGAGTCGGGAGGCTGACGCCACAG GTGTTTGACTGTGTCTTCCTGGAGGACGAGGTGAAATACGTCCACGATGGAAGTCCTCTGCTGGACGAGGACGCAGTCATGCTGAGAGTCTACAG GTTCACGGCCCGGGACACGTGGGTGGAGACGCTGGTTCTGCCGGTGCGGGTGGTGGACTCCGGCTCCGGCGTGGTGCAGCTGGGCAGCGCTCCCCTGGTGGTTCCGCTGTTCTACGGCCTATCCAACACCATCAATGCCTCCGTCCTGCAGATCCGGACCCTGGCGGACCAGGTCTGCACCGTGCGGCTGATGACCGGCGACGTCGGCGTCCCCGCGCTGGGACAGCTGGTCCGGGAGGAGGACGCCACGCAGAGGAAAG GCCGAGGGACGGCTGCGCTGTGTCCCGGGAACCGACCGTGTCCCCACAGCGCCAGCCAGGTGCGGTCCCTGAAGACCAGCTGCCAGGACTTCCTGTCCTCGGGTCTGAGGTACCAGCACCTCCTCCCCCCATCGCCGGAGCTGGACTACATCCCGCTGCGGGTGGAGCTGCGGGAGCGCGGCTCCAGGGCGCTGCTGGAC GCGGAGTCGGTGTGGTTGCCGGTTCTGATCCAGGGTGCGCTGCCCAACCAGGCCCCCGCGGCGTCCTTCATGGCGTCCTCCATCTTGGACGTGGACCAGTTCGTCCTGACGCCGCTGAGCACGGCCGCGCTGGACGCCGCGGACGCCGAGACGCCGCGGGACCAGCTGATCTTCAACGTGACGGCGCCGCCGGCGGCGGGCTACGTGACGCACCTGGACGACCACACCAAGCCCGTCTCGTCCTTCACGTGGCGCGACCTTCACGACATGAAGGTCGCCTACCAGCcgcccagcagcagcagccaatcacagcgcagGAACTACCAG GTGGAGTTTCAGGTTATAGACGGATCCTACATGACCAGCCCCCCCATCACGGTCCACATCTCCATCAGGGCGGCCGAAACAAACGCACCCAGAGTCTCCTGGAACATGGGTACGTACCTGTCTCTGGCCAgtaacttcctgtctctgtgtccc GGTGTTCCATGGTGTTCCTCTGTGTTCCACGGTGTTCCTCTGTGTTCCACTGTGTTCCACG GTGTTTCAGGTTGTTCCACGGTGATCCACGGTGTTCCACGGGGTTCCACTGTGTTTCCTAGGTTTTTCAGGTTATTCCACGGCGTTCCACG TTTCCTGTCCCCAGGTGGGAAGGCGTTCATGTTCCGCGTGCGCGACCTGCGGGACGGCGTGGTGGTCTACCACCACTCCGACAGCGACACCACCCGCGACCACATCGTCTTCCGCATCAGCGACGGGCGCCACAGCATCCGCCACAAGTTCCCCGTCAACATCCTTCCCAAAGACGACTCTCCGCCGTTCCTCGTCAACAACGTGGCGGTGGAGGTGCCGGAGGGCGGCGCCGTGCGGCTGGAGGAGCTCACGCTGCTCGCCGCCGACCTGGACTCCAGCGACGACTACATCCTGTACCAGCTGACCTCCGACCCCCGGGCGGGGACGCTGGTCCGGAGGACCTCCACCCACGAGACAG GACAGCGAGTGGACAGTTTCCTGCAGAGGGATCTGATCCAGGGTCAGATCTACTACCAGCACTCAGGCGAGGAGCAGTTTGAGGACTCGTTCGACTTCACGCTGTCGGACAGCCACCAGCCGCCCAACCTCTCCCAGACATAC ACTGTGGTGGTCCAGGTCTTCCCCGTGAAGGACCAGTTGCCGGTGGAAGTGTCCGGCAGCGTGCGCTCGCTGACGGTGAAGGAGACGGAGGTGACGTCCATCACCCAGGCTCACCTCCACTTCACCGACCGAGAGCACCCGGACACGGACCTGACCTACGTCATCACCGAGCCCTGCTTCAGCCCAATGCATCCTGG gctgaTGGACGCCGGGCGTCTGTTCTACACCGACAGCACCAACGCCATGAAGAGGGACCACATGGTGCCGGTGTTGAAGTCCTTCACTCAG CATGCCGTTAACCACCTGAAAGTGGCCTTCATGCCGCCGGTGGAAGACATCGGCCCCGAGCCGCTGTTGGTCCAGTTCGTGTTCTCCGTCAGCGACGACCACGGCGGCTCCGTCTTCGGCCTCCTCTTCAACATCACCGTCACGCCGGTGGACGACCAGGCGCCGCAG GCCTTCACCAACCTGCTgcgggtggaggaggggggggcagcCTTCGTGACGGAGGAGCACCTCCTGGTCCAGGACCGGGACACCCGGGACCAGGATCTGAGGGCGGAGCTTCAGAGGACGGCTCGCCACGGCCGGCTGGAGCTGCAGGGACGGACGCTGCTGCAGGGGGACGCATTCACCCTGCAGGACCTGAGAGGACTCCGACTCAg GTATCTCCACGACGACTCGGAGACGACGGAGGACGACGTCCACCTGAAGGTGACGGACGGCCTGAACGCGGCCGACGTCGTCCTGGCGATACAG GTCCTGCCGATGAACGACGAGCCCCCCCAGCTGGGCGGGGGCCTGCGGGGGGAGCTGATCTGCGCGGAGGGGGGGCAGGTGCAGGTGACGGTGGACTACCTGTCGGCCACAGACCGGGACAGCGAGGACTCCAGACTGAGCTACATGCTGGCCCGGAGTCCCGGTAGGGGGGCGCTGCGGCGAGCTGGACTCACCGTGGACAAGTTCTCCCAGCAGGACCTGCTGCAGGGACACGTCTACTACGTCCACACAG GGGGGGAGATCGGAGCCGAGCCGATGTTCGACACCGTCACCCTCATCATCTCTGACGGCGAGGCTGGGGGGGCGGACGGCTGTTGTCACGGCGATGCCCCGCCCCCGCCCGTGCCCCTCCACGGCACGCTTCCTGTGTACGACCTCAACGTCACCATACTTCCTGTCAACAACCAAGTCCCCGCCGTCACTCTGG GTGAGTCGATGTTGGTGGTGGACGAGGGCTCCTCGGCCTGTCTGTGTGGGGGGGTCCTGGGGGCCTCGGACCCCGACAGCCCCCCCGAGCAGCTCACCTTCCACCTGGAGACGCGTCCTCTGCACGGCTTCCTGGAGAACACGCTGCCGGCCCCCGGCTCCGAGAAGAGCAACGCCGGAGTCCCACTCG AATCCTTCAGTCTCGTCCACCTGACCTCCGGTTTCATCAACTACGTCCAATCAGAGAGCAGAGGGGCGGAGCCTACTGTGGACCAGCTGTCCGTCAGTGTGAGTGACGGGCTGCACCGCTCCGCCCCCGTCCCCTTCTACATCATCATTAATCCGACCAATGACGAGGCGCCTTCGCTTCTGCTCGCCAACTTCACC GTGAAGGAGGGCGGGCTGAGGGCGCTGACTCCGTCTGTCCTGAACGGTTTTGACTTGGACGCTCCCCCGGACGTCCTGACCTTCACGCTGGTGCAGCCGCCGGCTCACGGCCGTCTGATCAACGGCGTCTACGGCACGGACACGGGAGCCGAGCTCCTGCAGAGGAGCCTGCCCGTCACCTCCTTCACCCTGCAAGAGCTCCGACAAG GCATGAAGATCGTGTACATGCACAATGACACAGAAACCCTGAAGGACGCCGTGTCTCTGCGACTGACAGATGGCGTCCACACAGTCCAGGGGACGGCTCAGGTCACCGTGCTGCCGGTCAACGACCAGACGCCTCGACTTctcaa GAACGCGGGGTTGGACGTGGACTCCGGGGACCGGCGGGTGATCTCCAGCGTGGCTCTGCAGGCCGAGGATCTGGACTCCCCCCCCGATCGGCTGTTCTACTTCCTGAACGCTGCGCCGCGCTTCGGCAAACTGCAGCTCAGG GCGGAGTCGGGCTGGACGGAGTTGTCCCCGGGTCAGAACTTCACCCAGGACGACGTGGAGATGAACCGCCTGTGGTACGCACAC aCTGGTTCCATGT GTGACGTGCTGCTGCGGACCGAGCCGGTGCACCTGGCGGCGGGGGGGCGTGTGGTCCTGAACACCGACGTCCTGCTGGCGTGGGACGCGGCGGGCCGCCCGGAGGAGCTGCTCTACGCCGTGTCGGTGCCGCCGCGGCACGGCCTGGTGCACGGCGTGCAGCGGCCCGGCGTCCCGCTCACCGCCTTCACGCAGCTGGACGTGGCCGCGCACCGCGTCTGCTACACGCACGACAACAGCCGCCACGCGGAGGACGACTCCTTCAG TTTTGTCGTCACCAACGGCGACTCGTCCCGCGGCGGCGTCCTCATCTTCACCATCGAGCACGGCGACCGCGTCCCGCCGACCCTCCATCACAACACGGGTCTCCGGCTGCAGGACGGCGCGACGGCGACCGTCACCGCGGCGCAGCTGCAGCTCACCGACCCGGACACGGCCGCCGCCAACCTGAGCTTTGTCGTCACGCAGCCGCCGCGCCACGGCAACCTGTTGCTAGGGGGCGTCCCGCTGACGCCGCCGCTGACGTTCACGCAGACGGACGTGGACGCGATGGACCTGGCGTACCGGCACGACCCGGCCAGCCCGGCGGACACCGACGCGTTCCACTTCCTGCCGACCGACGGGAACAACAGAGGATACCTGGAGTTTGGACAGCTGAGGGACGAGCCGGCCGTCTTCAACATACAG gtgcatcGGGTGGATAGGACGCCCCCCAGTCTGACCACTAGGCGGAGTCCCAGCACCGTGGTGGACCTGGGCGCCGGGCGCTACGGCGTCCTCGTCACCTCCAAACACCTGCAGGCGTCGGACCCCGACAGCCCTGCGGAGCAGCTGGAGTTCTCCATCAGCCGGACGCCGGAGTTCGGCTACCTGGAGAACGCACTCTCAG GGGCTTACATCAAAGGACGTTTCACCCAGCGGGACCTGGACCAGCGCGCCGTGGTCTTCGTCGTCCCCGCCGACGTGGACGTGACGGCCGACAGCTTCCAGTTCCGCGTCACCGACCCGGCGGGGAACAGCATGCTGCCCGAGAC ACTGGAGCTGTCCTGGTCCCGGGTGGAGTTGTCGGCGACCTGCTACCGGACCTGCGAGACCGCGGGGACGCTGCAGATCCAGATCCAACGCCGCGGGGGGAGCGTCGACCCGGCCTACGTCGCCATCCAG gtggaggAAGGATCGGCCAAACCCGGCAGAGATTTCACC
- the LOC117950332 gene encoding asialoglycoprotein receptor 1-like — MDHPGPGPHPELRQRRTGKSASSLCPDGWTHHRRRCYVFGSAVASWASAERSCSLLFNSSLTGARSRRDVAWLWRFAGRNPFWIGQSGGSGPWMWTHRGSLSFSKMRGAPPKCVLVENPQRWISTSCSPETQHAVICSSAAPPP; from the exons ATGGATCATCCAGGACCAGGACCCCACCCAGAGCTACGCCAGCGCAGG ACGGGGAAATCAGCGAGCAGCTTGTGTCCCGACGGTTGGACTCACCACCGGAGACGCTGTTACGTCTTCGGCTCGGCGGTGGCCAGCTGGGCGAGCGCCGAGAGGAGCTGCTCGCTGCT GTTTAACAGCAGCCTGACCGGCGCGCGCTCCAGAAGAGACGTGGCCTGGCTGTGGAGGTTTGCCGGGAGGAATCCATTTTGGATCG GTCAGTCTGGAGGTTCAGGTCCCTGGATGTGGACCCACAGGGGCTCACTGTCCTTCTCCAAGATGAGGGGGGCTCCCCCAAAATGCGTGCTGGTTGAAAACCCCCAACGCTGGATCTCCACCAGCTGCTCCCCCGAGACGCAACACGCAGTCATCTGTTCATCGGCGGCCCCCCCTCCCTGA